Sequence from the Candidatus Accumulibacter similis genome:
AGGTGTACAACGTCGCCGTCGACGACCGTACATCATTGAATCGGCTGTTCGACATCCTGCGTGAGGCCCTGCTCGACTTCTGCCCCGACGTGCGCCAGTTGCGGCCGGTGCATGGCGATTTCCGGCCAGGCGACGTTCGCCACTCGCGCGCCGACATTTCGAAGGCCAGGCGTCTGCTTGGCTATTTTCCAAGCCACCGGATCGAGGAGGGGGTTCGGGCGGCGATGCCGTGGTACGTGTCACGCCTGGGCGTGGCCGCTGGAGTTCGTTGATGAAAGCTTCCTGTCTTGGTTGTGCCGCCCTGATGCGCCAGGGTGCGATCCTCTTCTGCGGTTTGCTGAGTCTTGCCGCGCCGTCGTTTGCTGCCGCTGCCGGACTGGCGGCGAAGGAGTCCGAGGCCGAGCGCCGGCTGGCGCTGCGCAAGGAGGCGCTGGCACACGAGCATGGCGAGGGCGTGCCGCGCGATTACGCACGCGCCGTCAAGCTCTATTGCGAGGGCGCACGGCTGGGTGACCCCGAGGCACAGTTCAACCTCGGCTGGATGTACGCCAACGGCCGCGGCATCGAGCGTGACGATTCGCGCGCTGCCTACTTCTTTGCCCTGGCTGCCCGGCAGGGGCACGAGCAGTCGCAGAGGATGCAGCGTTTCGTCGGCGAACCCGTGGCGACCGTCCCCGATTGCATGCGCGGCATCGCCCTTTTCGACGATGGCAAGGACGTTCTCGTGCCGATCACCGAAATGCAGAAGAAGGTCGTCGGTCTCGTGCAGCAGCTGGCACCGGAGTACGGCGTCAGCCCACGCCTGGCGCTGGCGGTGATCCGCACCGAATCCAATTTCAATCCCTCGGCGCTGTCGAACAAGAACGCGCAGGGGCTGATGCAGCTCATCCCCGATACGGCGGCGCGCTTCAACGTCAGGCAGCCGTTCGACCCCGAGCAGAACCTGCGCGGCGGACTGGCGTATCTGCGCTGGTTGCTCGCCTATTTCGAGGGCGACGTCAGCCTCGTTGCCGCGGCCTACAACGCGGGCGAGGGCGCGGTCAATCGCTACCGCGGCGTGCCGCCCTATGCCGAGACGCAGGGCTATGTCAAACGGATCATCGGCATCTTCAAGCGCGATGATCATCCCTACGACGCGAAGGTGACCACGCCATCACCGGAATTGCCGCGCATCCGCTCGACGAGGGGAGTCTAGGGTGCCGGCCGTGCGTCCGGCGCTGCGCCACCTGCTTGCCGCAGCCGCAGTCGTCGTCGGCCTGCTGGTCCTCGCCGGCAGGGCGGCAGCCGAGCTGCCCGATGTCATCGAGCGGGTCAAGCCGTCGGTGGTCGTCGTCGGCACGCAGCAGCTGACGCGCAGCCCGCAGTTCGTCATGCGCGGCACGGGATTCGTCGTCGGCGACGGGCGTACGGTGGCAACCAACGCGCACGTGCTCCCGGCAGCCATCGACGAGGCAGCCGGCGAGAAGCTGGTGATCCTCGTCCGGCTCGCCGATGCCAAGGCGCAGCAGCGGCCGGCCAGGGTCGTTGCCGTGGACAAGGGCCACGACCTCGCGCTGCTGCGCATCGACGGCCCGCTGCTGCCGGCCCTGACGCTGCACGAAGCGGAGCCGGTACGCGAAGGGCAGGCGGTCGCCTTCACCGGCTTTCCCATCGGCGGCGCCCTCGGGCTGTCGCCGGTCACGCATCGCGGCATCATTTCGGCGATCACGCCGATCGTCCTGCCGGGGGCCAATGCCCGCGAACTGAACGCCCGCGTCGTGCAGCAGATCAGGGCCGGCAGTTTCGACATCTATCAGCTCGACGCGACGGCGTACCCGGGCAACAGCGGTGGTCCGCTCTTCGATGCCAGTCGCGGCGAGGTGCTCGGCATCATCAACATGGTCTTCGTCAAGGAGAACAAGGAATCGGTCCTCAGCAAGCCGTCCGGGATCAGCTTCGCCATTCCCGTGCGCTTCCTGCGGGACCTGCTGCAGAAGGGCGGCCCGTAGGATCCGCTTGCTTCTGTCTGGCGGATGCGCTTCGCCAGGCGGCGGCTCATTTTGCGGATGCCGGCGCCGGCTTCTGGTAGCATGCTCGCTGCTCCGACGGACCGTCAATGACCGCCTTGCTTGCCGAAGTCTTTTCCGCCTCCGGGCCGCTTGCCGCGGCGGTTCCCGGTTATCGCCCGCGGCCGCAGCAGCTCGAACTCGCCGAAAGCATCGCCGCCGCCATGGCGGGCAACCGCGTGCTCGTCGCCGAAGCCGGTACCGGTACCGGCAAGACCTATGCCTACCTCGTTCCCGCGCTGCTTTCGGGTGGCAAGGTGATCGTGTCCACGGGGACGAGAAACCTGCAGGACCAGCTCTTTGCGCGCGACATTCCGACGATCCGCAAGGCGCTCGGTCTGCCGGTCAAGGTTGCCCTGCTCAAGGGGCGCGCCAACTACCTCTGCCACCATCATCTCGCGCGCTCGCTCGCCGATGGCCGTTTTCTCACGCGCGAAGACGCCGCCTGGGCGCAGCGCATCGCCCGTTTTGCCCGCACGACGCGCAGCGGCGACAAGGCCGAATGTGTCGACGTTCCCGAGAATGCGACGGTGTGGCCGCTGGTCACCTCGACGCGCGACAACTGCCTGGGCCAGGAATGTCCGCACCACAAGGAGTGCTTCGTCCTCGCCGCCCGCCGTGAGGCGCTGGCGGCAGACGTGGTGGTGGTCAACCATCACCTCTTCTTCGCCGACGTGATGCTGCGCGACGAAGGTACGGCAGAACTCCTGCCGGCGTGCAACACGGTGATCTTCGATGAGGCCCACCAGTTGCCCGAGGTCGCCAGCCTGTTCTTCGGTGACAGCGTATCGACCGCGCAACTCCTCGAACTCGCTCGTGACGCGCAGAGCGAAGGGTTGGCGGCGGCCCGCGACTGTCTCGACCTGCCGCGCCTGTGCAGCCGCCTGGAGAAGGATGTGCGCGACCTGCGACTGACGCTGCCGCTCGAACCGGCGCGTCATGCACTGCCGCAGCTCACCGCACGGGCCGGATTCGCCGACGCGCTGGCGACCGTGATCGCTGCCGTCGAGGCACTGGCCGGTCTGCTCGAGACGCAGGCGCAGCGCGGCGAGGTACTCGACAACTGCTGGCGCCGCGCGAGCGATCTGCTGCAGCGCCTGCAAGCGTGGCAGAGTGGCAGCAACGACGACTTCGTCCGCTGGGCGGAAACCTACACCCACGCGCTGCAGCTCAACGCAACGCCGCTGGCGATCGCCGGCATCATGCAGAAACAGATGAGCGGGCATCCGCGGGCCTGGATCTTCACTTCCGCGACGCTCGCCGTGCAGAACGACTTCGGCCACTACTGCTCGGAGATGGGACTGGTCGATGCCGCGTCGGCGCGCTGGGAGAGTCCGTTCGATTACCCGCGCCAGGCGCTGCTCTACGCGCCGCGCAATCTGCCCGACCCGAACGGTGCCGACCATGCCGAGGCGGTCGTCGGTGCCGCGTGGCCGGTACTGCGCGCGAGCGGCGGACGCGCCTTCTTCCTGTGTACCTCGCTGCGGGCGATGCGCCGGGTACACGAACTGCTCGCCGACCGGCTGGCCCGCGACGGGCTCGAGCTGCCGCTGCTGCTGCAGGGCGAGCAGGGCAAGAACGAGTTGCTCGAGCGCTTTCGCCGTCTCGGCAACGCGATCCTCATTGGCAGCCAGAGTTTCTGGGAAGGGGTGGACGTGCGCGGCGATGCGCTGTCGCTGGTGGTCATCGACAAGCTGCCGTTCGCGCCACCGGACGACCCGGTGCTGTCGGCGCGCATCGAGAGGCTGCGCAGCGAAGGCCGCAACGCCTTCCTCGAGTACCAGTTGCCACGGGTCGTGATCAACGTCAAGCAGGGGGCCGGCCGGCTGATTCGCGACGAGAGCGATCGCGGCGTGCTGATGATCTGCGATCCGCGCCTGATCACCAAGACCTACGGCAAGCGCATCTGGCGCAGCCTGCCGCCGATGCAGCGAACGCGCGAGCTGGCCGAAGCGGTGGCCTTCTTCAGCGCCGCGACGGGCGCCGCCGGCCGATGAACGCGCAACTGCCGCCAGCTCTGATCGACCTCCTGCCGGCTGACTGCCGTGCCACCGCGGAGCTGCTGAATCGCGGTTGCGCGTGCATCTCGGTCGACCACGAGTCGCTGCGGCGCGAACTCGCAGCCAGTGATCGCGGCTCGGCAGTGGGCGAGTGGCTGGCGAGTCGCCCGCACCTGTTTGCCGACAGCATGGTCTTCGTCAGCCAACTGCATCTCGAGCGGATGGCGAGGACGATCGCCGCCGTCGAACGGGTGGTCGCGCTGCCCGCGTACCAGCAGCGGGTGCTCGCCCACGCACCGGCGGTGGCGCAGCATTCGCCCGCCGCCGCCGGCGTCTTCCTGGGCTACGATTTCCACCTCGGTCCGCAGGGTCCGCAGCTCATCGAGATCAACTCGAATGCCGGTGGCGGGATGCTGAATTCCCGTCTGCTGCGCGCACAACGGGCTTGTTGTGCGCCGGTGGCGCAGATGATGCCGCCGTCCGTTCCGGTCGAACGCTGTTTTCTCGACATGTTCCACGACGAGTGGCGGCTGGCGCGGCCAGCCGGGGCTGCGGCCCGGCCGCTGGCGCGCGTGGCGATCGTCGACGAGGCGCCCGCCGAGCAATACCTGGCGCCCGAGTTCGAGCTCTTTCGCCAGCTCTTCGCCGGCAATGGCATCGAGGCGCTGGTCGCCGATGCCGGCGAACTGTCGTACGACGGCGAGCGGCTGCGCTGCCGTGGCGAGGTCGTCGACCTGGTCTACAATCGGCTGACCGACTTCGCGCTCGCCGAGCCACGCAACAACAGTCTGCTGCAGGCCTACCTCGCCGACGCCGTCGTCCTGACGCCGCATCCGCGGACGCATGCCCTGTATGCCGACAAGCGCAATCTGTTGGCGCTGGGTGACCAGGAATGGCTGCAGGCGATCGGCGTCGGCGACAGCGATCGCGAACTGCTGGCGAGCAGCGTTCCACGTACCGAGGAAGTCACGCCGCGCAACGCCGAGGCTTTCTGGCCCAGCCGCCGGCAGTGGTTCTTCAAGCCGGTCGCCGGTTTCGGCAGCAAGGCAGCGTATCGCGGCGACAAGCTGACGCGGCGGGTGTTCGCCGAAGTCGCGCGTGGCGGCTACGTCGCGCAGGCCGTCGTCAGCCCCTCCGAGCGCCGGCTGCTGATTGACGGTGTCGAGCAGGATTTCAAGCTCGACCTGCGCAACTACGTCTACCGGGGCGTCGTGCAACTCGTCTCGGCGCGCCTCTACCGTGGTCAGACGACCAACTTCCGCACGCCGGGCGGCGGCTTTGCCGCGGTCCTTGCGGTTCCCGGGCAACGCGGCGGCGCCGTTCGCCGATGAAGATCTTCGGCATCACCGGCTACTCGGGTGCCGGCAAGACGACGCTGGTCGAGCGCATGCTGCCGCAGATGATCGGGCGCGGCCTGCGGACCTCGGTCCTGAAGCACGCGCATCATGATTTCGACATCGATCGCCCGGGCAAGGACTCGTTTCGCCACCGCCAGGCAGGGGCCGGCGAAGTGCTGCTCGCCAACGCTTCGCGCTGGGTGCTGATGCACGAACTGCGCGGTGCGCCTGAGCCGACGCTCGCCGAATATGCGGCCCGTTTCTCGCCCTGTGATCTGCTTCTGGTCGAGGGTTTCAAGCACGAGGCGATTCCCCGGCTCGAGGTCCATCGGCCGGCCACCGGCAGGCCGGCGCTCTGGCCACAGCAGCCACAGATCGTCGCCGTCGCCTCCGACCAGGCCGCGCCGGCGGAGCTGCCGGCCGGGCTGTTCTGGCTCGACCTGAACGACGTGCCGACGATCGTCACTTTCATCCTCGATCATCTTCAACTAACCGGTGAAGCCGATGCTGTCCTTTGAAGAAGCTCTTGCCCGCCTCCTTGCCGCAGCACCGGCGGTCGCCGAAGTCGAATCGCTGGCGACGCTGCACGCCGACCGGCGTGTCCTCGCGCAGGTGCAGACGGCAACGGTCGATGCGCCGCCGCTCGACAATTCGGCGATGGATGGCTATGCCGTCGCGGTGGCCGACGTGCCCCGGTTGGGGGCCTGCCTGCCGGTGACGCAGCGCATTCCCGCCGGTAGTGTCGGCAGCCGGCTGCAGCCGGGCAGCGCCGCACGCATCTTCACCGGCGCGCCGCTCCCGGCGGGGGCCGATGCGGTCGTGATGCAGGAACTCTGCGAACACGATGCTGGCGCCGTGCGCATCAACCACCTGCCGCGCAGCGGCGAACACATTCGCCGCGCCGGCAGCGACATCGCCGCCGGCAGCGAGATCCTCGCCTGCGGCCAGCGGCTGCGGCCGCAGGACACGGCGCTGGCGGCGTCGGTCGGCATCGCCTCGCTGCCGGTGTTCCGCCGCTTGCGGGTGGCGGTGCTGTGCACCGGCAACGAACTGCGGATGCCCGGCGAAACGCTGCCGCCGGGGGCGATCTACAACACCAACCGCTTCCTGCTGGCGGCGCTGCTCGAACGACTCGGCTGCGTCGTGCAGGATGCCGGCGCGGTCGCCGACTCCCTGCCGGCGACGCAGGCGGCGCTGCGGGCAGCGGCCAGCGGCAATGACCTCGTGATCTCTTCCGGCGGCGTCTCGGTCGGCGAGGAGGATCACGTCCGCGCGGCGGTCGAACTGGCCGGCAGGCTCGAAATGTGGAAGATCGCGATCAAGCCGGGCAAGCCTCTGGCTTTCGGCCATCTCGCCACGGACGGGCGCGAGATCCCCTTCGTCGGACTGCCGGGCAACCCGGTATCGTGCCTGGTCACCTTCGTCATGCTGGTGCGGCCGCTGCTCCTGCGCATGCAGGGGGTGCGGCAGGTGGCGCCGGCCAGCTACCGGCTGCACGCCGATTTCGACTGGCCATTCCCGGACGCCCGGCGCGAGTTCCTGCGCGTGCGCAGCAACGGCGGCGGTGGCGTCGAGCTGTTCG
This genomic interval carries:
- a CDS encoding molybdopterin molybdotransferase MoeA, with protein sequence MLSFEEALARLLAAAPAVAEVESLATLHADRRVLAQVQTATVDAPPLDNSAMDGYAVAVADVPRLGACLPVTQRIPAGSVGSRLQPGSAARIFTGAPLPAGADAVVMQELCEHDAGAVRINHLPRSGEHIRRAGSDIAAGSEILACGQRLRPQDTALAASVGIASLPVFRRLRVAVLCTGNELRMPGETLPPGAIYNTNRFLLAALLERLGCVVQDAGAVADSLPATQAALRAAASGNDLVISSGGVSVGEEDHVRAAVELAGRLEMWKIAIKPGKPLAFGHLATDGREIPFVGLPGNPVSCLVTFVMLVRPLLLRMQGVRQVAPASYRLHADFDWPFPDARREFLRVRSNGGGGVELFDNQGSGVLTSTVWADGLVDNEPQQVIRRGDAVSFMPFSALLD
- a CDS encoding trypsin-like peptidase domain-containing protein; its protein translation is MRHLLAAAAVVVGLLVLAGRAAAELPDVIERVKPSVVVVGTQQLTRSPQFVMRGTGFVVGDGRTVATNAHVLPAAIDEAAGEKLVILVRLADAKAQQRPARVVAVDKGHDLALLRIDGPLLPALTLHEAEPVREGQAVAFTGFPIGGALGLSPVTHRGIISAITPIVLPGANARELNARVVQQIRAGSFDIYQLDATAYPGNSGGPLFDASRGEVLGIINMVFVKENKESVLSKPSGISFAIPVRFLRDLLQKGGP
- the mobB gene encoding molybdopterin-guanine dinucleotide biosynthesis protein B, producing the protein MKIFGITGYSGAGKTTLVERMLPQMIGRGLRTSVLKHAHHDFDIDRPGKDSFRHRQAGAGEVLLANASRWVLMHELRGAPEPTLAEYAARFSPCDLLLVEGFKHEAIPRLEVHRPATGRPALWPQQPQIVAVASDQAAPAELPAGLFWLDLNDVPTIVTFILDHLQLTGEADAVL
- a CDS encoding transglycosylase SLT domain-containing protein is translated as MKASCLGCAALMRQGAILFCGLLSLAAPSFAAAAGLAAKESEAERRLALRKEALAHEHGEGVPRDYARAVKLYCEGARLGDPEAQFNLGWMYANGRGIERDDSRAAYFFALAARQGHEQSQRMQRFVGEPVATVPDCMRGIALFDDGKDVLVPITEMQKKVVGLVQQLAPEYGVSPRLALAVIRTESNFNPSALSNKNAQGLMQLIPDTAARFNVRQPFDPEQNLRGGLAYLRWLLAYFEGDVSLVAAAYNAGEGAVNRYRGVPPYAETQGYVKRIIGIFKRDDHPYDAKVTTPSPELPRIRSTRGV
- a CDS encoding ATP-dependent DNA helicase; protein product: MTALLAEVFSASGPLAAAVPGYRPRPQQLELAESIAAAMAGNRVLVAEAGTGTGKTYAYLVPALLSGGKVIVSTGTRNLQDQLFARDIPTIRKALGLPVKVALLKGRANYLCHHHLARSLADGRFLTREDAAWAQRIARFARTTRSGDKAECVDVPENATVWPLVTSTRDNCLGQECPHHKECFVLAARREALAADVVVVNHHLFFADVMLRDEGTAELLPACNTVIFDEAHQLPEVASLFFGDSVSTAQLLELARDAQSEGLAAARDCLDLPRLCSRLEKDVRDLRLTLPLEPARHALPQLTARAGFADALATVIAAVEALAGLLETQAQRGEVLDNCWRRASDLLQRLQAWQSGSNDDFVRWAETYTHALQLNATPLAIAGIMQKQMSGHPRAWIFTSATLAVQNDFGHYCSEMGLVDAASARWESPFDYPRQALLYAPRNLPDPNGADHAEAVVGAAWPVLRASGGRAFFLCTSLRAMRRVHELLADRLARDGLELPLLLQGEQGKNELLERFRRLGNAILIGSQSFWEGVDVRGDALSLVVIDKLPFAPPDDPVLSARIERLRSEGRNAFLEYQLPRVVINVKQGAGRLIRDESDRGVLMICDPRLITKTYGKRIWRSLPPMQRTRELAEAVAFFSAATGAAGR